The DNA segment GGCATCGACGGTGAGCTGGGTGTCCGGCAGGGCCGCGCGCACGGCGGCCACCGGCTGTTCGTCCCAGCCCGGTTTGATTTTGAGTTTGATGCGCCGGTAGCCCTCGGCGGCGTGGCGCGCGGCGAGGTCGGCGGTCTGCTCGGCACCCGGCTGAATCCCGAGGCTGACCCCCACCGGAACCTTGTGCCGGACGCCGCCCAAGACTTGCCAGAGGGGGAGACGCAGCGCCTTGGCCCAGAGGTCCCAGAATGCCATCTCGACCATCGCCCGCGCCATGCGGTTGCCCCGGTAGGGCGCGAGTTCGAGGGCCAGCGCTTCAGGCGTGGCGAACCGCTGCCCCAGCAGCCGGGGCAAGAGCTGACCTTCGACAAAGGCGACGGCGCCCGCCACAGTTTCTTCCCGGTAGAGCGGCAGAAAGTCCATCACCCCCTCGGCGTAGCCTTCCAGGCCCCCGGAACGCAGCGTCAGGAGCGGCACGTAGCGGCGGCGCATCACCCCGAAGCTCGTCTCGAAGTCGAACTTGAGCGGCATCTCGAGCAGCCGCAGTTCAGCGCTTTCGAGGGTCAGGCCAGCGGGCGAAAAGGGCGTCATGTGGACTCCTCTTTACCAGGCGGGGAGGGGAGAGGGGGCGGGGCTGTCCAAAATGTGGAGAACTGATACGTGCTGCGTCCAATTCCCTAAAACCCGGAAAAACGCCGAATTTTAGTCCATTTCCCGCAGCACGTATTTTTTGCCACTCGCCCCGCTCGGGTTTCATCGCTAAGTTTTAGCGATTCAACCGCAATTCGTATGACCTGACGGCTCCCAAGGAATGTTAGCGTGGCCCATGACTCCACCGATTCTGGTGACGGGCGCCGCAAGCGGACTGGGGCTGGCGACGGCGCAGCTCCTGCGTGAGCGAGGCCACGACGTGATTCTCTCCGACCTGCGGCCCTCGCCGCTCGGCGAAACGCGGGTGGCCGACCTCACCGATGAGGCGGCGCGGCGTGACCTGATCGCGGGCCTGCCTCCACTGGGGGGTCTGGTCGCCTCGGCGGGCGTGGCCGGTCAGGCGCCGGGGCACCTCGTCATGGAGCTGAACTACGTAGCGACCCGTGACCTGGTGAGCTGTCTGCTTCCGAAGATAGCGCGGGGCAGCGCCGCCGTGGTGCTGTCGAGCACGTCCGCCCTTTTCGCGTCCCAGACGCAGGAGGAACGCCGCGTCATCCGCGACGATCCCGCCGCTGCGCGCCCCGGCTGGCAGGACCTCGAAGGCTGGGACGCCTACGGGCTGTCCAAGCGGCTGCTGCTCGACGAGCTGCCGGGGTGGGTGGCCGCCGGGCTGCCGCACGGCGTGCGCGTCAATGCCCTGCTGCCGGGGCCAATTGAAACCCCCATGCTCGGCGATCTGGAGCAGATGCAGGGCGCGGAAGCCATGGATTACATGAAGGCGGTGGTGGGCCGCTACGGTCAGCCGCGCGAAATCGCCACCATTATTGCTTTTCTTCTTTCGCCCGACGCCTCGTGGCTCAATGGTGTGGAACTGCGGGTGGACGGGGGGCTCTTTACGCAGTTCGCCCTGGAGCAGCGCACCTCCTGAAGATCGTCGCCTGCCCATCCACAACAAAAGGCCACTACAGCAGCCCCGCCCGCAGCGCCTTGACTGCCGCCTGGGTGCGGTCGGCGGCCTGCAACCTGTGCAGGATGTCCTGAATATGCAGTTTCACGGTGCTGACGCTGACGCCGAGCGCTTCGGCGATGTCCTTGTTGGGCAGCCCGTCGGCAATCAGGCGCAGGATGTCGAGTTCGCGGGGGGTCAGGGGCGAGTGGGCTTCAGGCATCCGCACGCCGCCGAGGACGTGGTGCGCCACCTGCGGATCGAGGTAGGCGCTGCCCGCCGCCGCCGCGCGAATCGCCAGCAGCAGCAGGTCCGGGCTGGCCGATTTGAGGCAGTAGGCGTCCGCGCCCGAGGCGAGCGAAGCGAAGACTTCCTCGCGCAGGTCGTGGGCGGTGAGCATCACGATGCGGACCCCCGGCCAGCGGCGCTTGATTTCGCGCGCTGTGGCGATGCCGTCCATGCCCGGCAGGCCGATATCCACCACCGCCACGTCCACTGGCCGCCCAGTGAGGACTTCCAATGCCTCCTCCCCGCTGCGGGCCTCGGCCACCACGCGCAGGTCGGGTTCGAGGTTCAGCG comes from the Deinococcus radiodurans R1 = ATCC 13939 = DSM 20539 genome and includes:
- a CDS encoding SDR family oxidoreductase; its protein translation is MTPPILVTGAASGLGLATAQLLRERGHDVILSDLRPSPLGETRVADLTDEAARRDLIAGLPPLGGLVASAGVAGQAPGHLVMELNYVATRDLVSCLLPKIARGSAAVVLSSTSALFASQTQEERRVIRDDPAAARPGWQDLEGWDAYGLSKRLLLDELPGWVAAGLPHGVRVNALLPGPIETPMLGDLEQMQGAEAMDYMKAVVGRYGQPREIATIIAFLLSPDASWLNGVELRVDGGLFTQFALEQRTS
- a CDS encoding response regulator, whose amino-acid sequence is MPDPVGILLVEDHAFTRDGLRATLNLEPDLRVVAEARSGEEALEVLTGRPVDVAVVDIGLPGMDGIATAREIKRRWPGVRIVMLTAHDLREEVFASLASGADAYCLKSASPDLLLLAIRAAAAGSAYLDPQVAHHVLGGVRMPEAHSPLTPRELDILRLIADGLPNKDIAEALGVSVSTVKLHIQDILHRLQAADRTQAAVKALRAGLL